GTCTCCTCGTCGCTCTCACAGCCATCCACATTGGTCATGGCTGCACAGTTGAAGACAAGGTCGGGCTTGTGCCGGGAAAAGAAGGAGTCCACCGCATCCACCGAGGTTATGTCCAGCTCGTCCACATCGACTGCGAGGACCTCGCACCCTGCGTAAACAGGAGGGAGTTTCCCCAGTTCACTGGATCCCCTCTGGAGTATGTTGTTCAGTTCGCTGCCAAACTGGCCATTAGCACCTGTAATAAGTATCGTCATAAAGCAATCCTAATTATGTATTCGGCCTTCAGCAACCTGTCTGAGATGCTCGCCGTAAGGACTCTTCCCATAGCGGGAAGCACTTAGAATGAGCTCTTCCCTGCTGATCCATCCATTGCGGAACCCGATCTCCTCAGGGGCCGATATCTTGATTCCCTGTCTCTTCTCGATCATGCGGACAAAGTCAGCTGCATCCACCAGGCTGTCCATCGTACCGGTATCGAGCCAGGCAAAACCCCTGCCCAGCAACTGGACATGCAGGTCACCTGCTTCCAGGTAAAGCCGGTTCAGGTCGGTTATCTCGAGCTCCCCGCGTGTTGAGGGCTTTACCTGCCTTGCAAGCTGAACCACCCGCCTGTCATAGAAATAGAGCCCGGTGACGGCATAATTGCTTCTGGGATTTGCTGGTTTCTCCTCAAGGGATACGGCTCTTCCTTCCTGGTCGAACTCCACCACCCCGAAGCGCTCGGGATCCGGGACGTAATAACCGAATACCGTTGCCTTTCCTGCCTCTGCATCCCCCACAGCCTGTCTCAACAGCGGGGAGAACCCGTTCCCATAGAAGATGTTGTCCCCCAGCACCATGGCACAGGCATCATCTCCGATGAACTCCTCGCCCAGCAGGAAGGCCTGGGAAAGGCCGTCGGGGGATGGTTGTACCTTGTAGGAGAAATGGACGCCGAACTGGTTGCCATCCCCCAGGAGATGCTCGAACCGGGGGGTGTCCTCAGGGGTGGAGATGATCAGGATGTCATTGATCCCTGCAAGCATCAGGGTGGAAAGCGGGTAGTAGATCATCGGCTTGTCATAGACAGGCAGCAACTGCTTGCTGGTTACCAGGGTCAAGGGATAGAGACGCGTACCGGCTCCGCCGGCCAGGATGATTCCTTTCATACTAGTTCCTTATAAGTAAGCGTAGGCTCATCAGTCCAATGAAATGAACAAAACCTTCTACACTGTGACGAGTCTTCATGTTTTTTCTTATACTCTAATAGTGATTTTTCTTGATTGCTTTTTAAAAAGAATCAATGAATAGAACAATGATATAACATATGCAGAGTTAGCAAATTCTAATCTTATCATCGACAGCATAAGGCCTTGAAGAATTAGCGAATACAAAAAAACATTAACGTAATTCTTTGATGTTCGCATCAATCTATAAAGCCTACCAGTAAGAAATCCATATACACCCATACCAAAAATAACACCGAAAACTCTGAAGTCAAGATAAAGATAAAAGAAAGGTGTTACAAAAGCATTGATTTTTGTGGTACTTCCAATGCTTACAGCATTTTCAACAAATAGCTTACTTTGCGTAAGAACCCAGAAGAAAGGCTTTTCTAGGATATTCATAGTATCAAGAAATT
The sequence above is drawn from the uncultured Sphaerochaeta sp. genome and encodes:
- the rfbA gene encoding glucose-1-phosphate thymidylyltransferase RfbA: MKGIILAGGAGTRLYPLTLVTSKQLLPVYDKPMIYYPLSTLMLAGINDILIISTPEDTPRFEHLLGDGNQFGVHFSYKVQPSPDGLSQAFLLGEEFIGDDACAMVLGDNIFYGNGFSPLLRQAVGDAEAGKATVFGYYVPDPERFGVVEFDQEGRAVSLEEKPANPRSNYAVTGLYFYDRRVVQLARQVKPSTRGELEITDLNRLYLEAGDLHVQLLGRGFAWLDTGTMDSLVDAADFVRMIEKRQGIKISAPEEIGFRNGWISREELILSASRYGKSPYGEHLRQVAEGRIHN